A window from Desulfurobacterium atlanticum encodes these proteins:
- a CDS encoding DUF2062 domain-containing protein, whose amino-acid sequence MNWRKYKHKIKSLFSIRFYIKKLLELREQPEEAARGLALGVFIGFLPVNGFQVLIAITIATLARVSKVAAAIGTHVTNPWTTVPVLIIDYYVGCSILKFIGIKVAPISLKTISVSKLLSTGISLIVPTFVGGIFLGIIFSILSYFGFKKFIVSFKNRKKETVQSA is encoded by the coding sequence ATGAACTGGAGAAAGTACAAACATAAAATTAAAAGTCTATTTTCAATAAGGTTTTACATTAAAAAGCTGCTTGAACTCAGAGAGCAACCTGAAGAAGCAGCCAGAGGATTGGCACTTGGCGTTTTTATAGGATTTCTACCTGTAAATGGATTTCAGGTCTTGATAGCCATTACCATAGCCACATTAGCACGAGTAAGTAAAGTAGCTGCCGCAATAGGAACACATGTTACAAATCCGTGGACTACTGTTCCAGTATTAATAATTGATTACTACGTGGGATGTTCCATCCTGAAGTTTATTGGTATAAAGGTAGCACCGATATCTTTAAAAACCATATCTGTTTCTAAGCTTCTTTCAACCGGTATTTCCCTTATTGTTCCAACATTTGTTGGTGGTATTTTTCTGGGAATCATTTTCTCAATTCTTTCCTACTTCGGATTTAAGAAATTCATTGTCTCCTTTAAAAACAGAAAAAAGGAGACTGTTCAGAGTGCTTGA
- the gspG gene encoding type II secretion system major pseudopilin GspG, which translates to MRKAFTLIELLVVVVILSLLAAIVVPKLTGRVDETKVKTTKVQLKEIKRALEMYKLDNGMYPTTSQGLKALVENPETPPVPSHWRQYLNAVPKDGWGNDFVYISPADKHPFELKSKGPDGELGTEDDISVWDR; encoded by the coding sequence GTGAGAAAAGCCTTTACGCTTATAGAACTTCTTGTTGTCGTTGTTATTCTTTCTCTTCTTGCTGCTATCGTTGTTCCAAAGCTTACAGGAAGAGTTGATGAAACAAAGGTAAAAACAACCAAAGTGCAGCTTAAAGAGATAAAGAGAGCACTTGAGATGTATAAGCTTGATAACGGTATGTATCCGACAACTTCTCAAGGTTTGAAAGCCCTTGTGGAGAATCCGGAAACGCCTCCTGTCCCTTCCCACTGGCGTCAATACCTTAATGCTGTTCCAAAGGACGGCTGGGGGAACGATTTTGTGTATATCTCTCCTGCTGATAAACACCCTTTTGAGTTAAAGTCAAAGGGTCCTGATGGAGAACTTGGGACGGAGGACGATATATCTGTATGGGACCGGTAG
- a CDS encoding general secretion pathway protein GspK has product MILIVVLMVLASLTVAVTETADDSYFLQRYTDILLQKEQIMAFADGISAGVITLFSYDDSNVDYYGEYWTYPVPFSLHGIGLNVEIEDEERYLNPNILVENGKVNEKAREIFNRLFEITGIGSEMTEKLIEWIAPSDVDDGLKHAPFDTTEEIKLIEGVTPEIYNGRIEDGEFKPGLRSLLSVWSSGKVNINTASKWILMALDSEIDENLAAKIISYREKKPFKKVDDLINVDGVTSDIIYRIKPFADVRSSHFLARAQIDIGDTSYTVEILFVRSGGTLKEVWRRIR; this is encoded by the coding sequence ATGATTCTTATAGTTGTTCTTATGGTTCTTGCATCCTTAACGGTTGCAGTTACAGAGACAGCCGATGATTCCTATTTTTTGCAAAGATATACTGATATTCTTTTACAGAAGGAGCAGATAATGGCTTTTGCTGATGGAATTTCAGCAGGTGTTATAACACTTTTTTCTTATGATGACAGCAATGTGGATTACTACGGTGAATACTGGACCTATCCTGTTCCTTTTTCCCTTCATGGGATAGGTCTTAACGTTGAGATAGAGGATGAAGAGAGATACTTGAATCCTAATATTCTTGTTGAAAACGGCAAAGTTAACGAGAAAGCGAGAGAGATTTTTAACAGACTTTTTGAGATAACAGGCATAGGTTCTGAAATGACGGAAAAGCTTATTGAGTGGATTGCTCCTTCTGATGTTGATGATGGTTTAAAGCACGCTCCTTTTGATACTACAGAGGAGATAAAACTTATAGAAGGAGTTACTCCCGAGATTTATAACGGAAGGATTGAAGATGGGGAGTTTAAGCCGGGTCTTCGTTCTCTTCTTTCTGTCTGGAGCAGCGGTAAAGTTAACATAAACACAGCATCAAAGTGGATTCTTATGGCTCTTGATAGTGAAATAGATGAAAACCTTGCAGCTAAAATAATATCCTATCGTGAGAAGAAACCGTTTAAAAAGGTTGATGATCTTATTAACGTTGATGGTGTAACATCTGATATTATCTATAGGATAAAACCGTTTGCAGATGTGAGAAGCAGTCATTTTCTTGCAAGGGCACAGATAGATATTGGTGATACCAGTTATACAGTTGAAATTCTTTTTGTTAGAAGTGGTGGAACGCTTAAAGAGGTCTGGAGAAGGATAAGGTGA
- a CDS encoding prepilin-type N-terminal cleavage/methylation domain-containing protein, whose protein sequence is MGPVEKGFTLLEVVVAVAVLAVGASVLLYVASNSTNRVYQSESRISALQLIKRKVYDIDANGTLNGFTIEEKDKTFDLGVKERKFIVKDKNGKEVLTFYYYEK, encoded by the coding sequence ATGGGACCGGTAGAAAAGGGGTTTACTCTTCTTGAGGTTGTTGTTGCGGTGGCTGTTCTTGCGGTGGGGGCTTCTGTCCTTCTTTATGTTGCATCAAACAGCACTAACAGGGTTTATCAATCTGAAAGCAGAATCAGTGCTTTACAGCTTATAAAGAGAAAGGTATACGATATAGATGCTAACGGAACTTTGAATGGTTTTACTATTGAAGAGAAGGATAAAACCTTTGATTTAGGAGTGAAGGAAAGGAAGTTTATTGTGAAGGATAAAAATGGAAAAGAGGTTTTAACGTTTTACTATTATGAAAAGTAG
- a CDS encoding prepilin-type N-terminal cleavage/methylation domain-containing protein produces the protein MKSRKGVTLLELLIVVTLFAVIFSAVEFLFSGTIFSSASLSSRVNKDTEAISFYSQLSAQLFSSFNPRRENFLLDSDTLSFYTLSPLFYPCGVRAEYRFKKDNGTVEVVYEEFPYPDGRLGEEGKRKVVIGRFSDVKFYVYVNGEWKDAYRGSFQGIGKVEIDGREYIITGKVK, from the coding sequence ATGAAAAGTAGAAAAGGTGTTACTCTTCTTGAGCTTCTTATAGTTGTTACGCTGTTTGCCGTTATATTCTCTGCGGTGGAGTTTCTCTTTTCTGGAACAATTTTCTCTTCTGCATCCCTTTCTTCAAGGGTGAATAAAGATACTGAAGCTATATCTTTTTACTCTCAGCTTTCAGCCCAGCTTTTCTCCTCTTTTAATCCCCGCAGGGAGAATTTTCTTCTTGACAGCGACACTCTTTCCTTTTACACTCTTTCTCCCCTTTTCTATCCTTGCGGAGTGAGAGCAGAATACAGGTTTAAAAAGGATAACGGCACAGTAGAAGTTGTTTATGAAGAGTTTCCATACCCTGACGGAAGACTTGGGGAAGAGGGAAAAAGAAAGGTTGTAATTGGCAGGTTTTCTGATGTTAAGTTTTATGTGTATGTAAACGGTGAGTGGAAAGATGCTTACAGGGGAAGCTTTCAAGGTATAGGAAAAGTAGAGATTGACGGGAGAGAATACATTATAACCGGAAAGGTGAAATGA
- the gspM gene encoding type II secretion system protein GspM, whose translation MVGKIKTYFFSLQEKERFLLIVMIYAVIILGGFFIVLPTALNFSEGKRKILKEKVFEYYHFKELLASYIPLESKKSKVTISQISNIAQKTGMKQYISLIKPMEKGFEIKVSDAPFNTFSAFLKALKKEGISVVSLNVNTITGDVKGYLVVSEGGE comes from the coding sequence ATGGTGGGAAAAATTAAAACCTACTTTTTTTCTCTTCAGGAGAAGGAGCGGTTTCTTCTGATAGTTATGATTTACGCTGTTATCATTCTTGGTGGCTTTTTTATCGTTTTACCAACTGCTTTAAACTTTTCAGAAGGGAAAAGGAAAATTTTAAAGGAAAAAGTTTTTGAATATTACCACTTTAAAGAGCTTCTTGCTTCTTATATTCCTTTGGAAAGCAAAAAGAGCAAAGTTACAATTTCTCAAATTTCAAATATTGCTCAGAAAACCGGTATGAAACAGTATATCTCTCTAATAAAGCCGATGGAGAAAGGGTTTGAAATAAAGGTTTCTGATGCTCCTTTTAATACATTTTCAGCTTTTCTTAAAGCTCTTAAAAAAGAGGGTATATCTGTTGTTTCCCTTAACGTAAACACTATTACAGGTGATGTTAAAGGTTATCTTGTTGTTTCAGAGGGCGGTGAATGA
- a CDS encoding methylated-DNA--[protein]-cysteine S-methyltransferase → MVTTVVFSFGITATVYHDSNLTVKKVELSAKKGKDSGSEILIGRFKRFESSGKIEGVEIEISKLTPFQQKVLEIVKNIPPGKTVTYKEVAKLINTHPRAVGQALKRNPFPLVIPCHRVVARDGKGGFSAGVKLKKILLHHEKSLLNHFSQAT, encoded by the coding sequence ATGGTAACAACAGTGGTTTTCTCTTTTGGAATAACCGCAACTGTTTATCACGATTCAAATTTAACAGTAAAAAAGGTGGAGCTTTCTGCTAAAAAAGGTAAAGATTCAGGTTCGGAAATTCTGATAGGCAGGTTTAAACGTTTTGAATCAAGCGGAAAAATTGAAGGAGTAGAAATAGAAATTTCTAAATTAACACCCTTTCAGCAAAAAGTTCTGGAAATTGTCAAAAATATTCCACCGGGAAAAACAGTAACTTACAAAGAAGTAGCAAAACTTATCAACACTCATCCAAGAGCAGTTGGGCAGGCTTTAAAAAGAAACCCGTTCCCTCTTGTGATACCCTGCCACAGAGTGGTGGCAAGAGACGGAAAGGGAGGCTTCTCTGCCGGAGTAAAACTTAAAAAGATTCTCCTGCATCACGAAAAATCACTTCTCAACCATTTTTCTCAAGCCACCTGA
- the dapF gene encoding diaminopimelate epimerase, translating to MLEFSKLEGTGNDFIIIDNRENWISNFLSEKNIPIEVFVKTVCNRKKGVGADGLILIENSETVNFRWQFFNSDGSTATMCGNGARCAARYAYEKGIAPEKMQFETGAGIIKATVSCKTVKVLLTRPYDINLHLKVPTESKEIAGAFLNTGVPHFVIFVDNIENVDVNSIGKEIRYHKLFQPEGTNVNFAEYKNGKLYVRTYERGVEGETLACGTGSVASAIAFSKLFGATSPVKVLTRSGEELTVYFDENLKEVYLEGNTSWICDGTIKEEILG from the coding sequence GTGCTTGAATTTTCAAAACTTGAAGGAACAGGTAACGATTTCATCATAATAGATAATAGAGAAAATTGGATTTCAAATTTCCTGAGCGAGAAAAATATTCCAATAGAAGTGTTCGTAAAAACTGTATGCAACAGAAAAAAGGGAGTGGGAGCTGACGGCCTCATTTTAATAGAGAACTCTGAAACTGTTAATTTCAGGTGGCAGTTTTTCAACTCTGACGGTTCTACAGCCACCATGTGCGGAAACGGAGCACGGTGCGCAGCAAGGTATGCTTATGAGAAAGGTATAGCACCAGAAAAGATGCAGTTTGAAACAGGAGCCGGGATAATAAAGGCAACCGTCAGCTGCAAAACAGTAAAAGTTCTTCTTACAAGACCCTACGACATAAATCTCCATTTGAAAGTCCCTACTGAAAGCAAGGAAATAGCCGGTGCTTTTCTTAATACCGGTGTGCCCCATTTTGTAATTTTTGTGGATAATATAGAAAACGTAGATGTCAACTCTATCGGAAAGGAAATTAGATATCACAAACTTTTTCAACCTGAAGGAACAAACGTAAATTTTGCAGAGTATAAAAATGGAAAGCTTTACGTAAGAACTTATGAACGGGGTGTGGAAGGAGAAACTCTTGCCTGTGGCACAGGTTCTGTTGCATCAGCTATCGCTTTTTCAAAACTTTTCGGTGCCACCTCCCCTGTAAAAGTATTAACCCGCTCCGGCGAAGAGTTGACAGTATATTTTGACGAAAATCTAAAAGAAGTTTATCTTGAAGGAAACACTTCATGGATATGTGATGGAACAATCAAGGAGGAAATTCTTGGATAA
- the gspD gene encoding type II secretion system secretin GspD, with protein sequence MKLDRGLVSLILAFSVCGSSAAAPFNFRRVDRPPRVREASAEKKEGNFAVENIDFNAIKRSGKLTLNFDNIDIATLTYMASQLAGKNIIVPDSLKGSVTLIFSEPVSIKDFWNIYTAILRTRGYAIVDKGKFYEVIPESKTRGETPPLEKKFLSGDVLVTYVYRFKNGNISNVEKVLAKMRSKRGHLLFYKPTNMVIITDTAANIKNFKEILSLIDSAEKGTDIKVYSLEYSSPTEVAAALKTVFSSFSKRGVPFVVYPATSSGSIAVMARKDLFPKIEEIIEKLDVPSSQEGEKKFYVIYLKNSKAKDLSAVLNKLVASIAVFSSSKKKKTVTRPGTKIKIVPDESINALIVYANEKEYKAINDLVSQLDRRRKQVLVSVFITEVSQKALKEIGIRWQAFGKNGGATFRGGLSDADFFSSIGMSNFAAGFLSSSGQSVNIGGTNVFFPNLLMLFSLLESGTGFNVISAPKLLTINNKEAKIDVSQITPFAESLKFDVNGNPIINYSYKPVGLVLKITPHISVDKSIVMETHLEVNDIIGYEKPDIGGIQYVVPITSKRELDTTIKIPNGKTIVLGGLISKKTIKTMEGVPLLSSIPIVGNLFKYKSEDNQKTNLFIFMTPFVVETPEDIAKITEWHKKMSKLFIEKEKELRKRKTEDEWKSNIVNSPNYEGNKDEK encoded by the coding sequence ATGAAATTAGATAGGGGATTAGTTTCTTTGATACTTGCTTTTTCTGTCTGTGGAAGTTCTGCGGCAGCACCGTTTAATTTTAGGAGGGTTGATAGACCTCCCCGGGTAAGAGAGGCTTCTGCTGAGAAAAAAGAGGGTAATTTTGCAGTTGAAAATATTGATTTTAACGCTATTAAAAGAAGCGGAAAATTAACTTTGAACTTTGATAACATTGATATTGCCACTCTTACCTATATGGCATCTCAGCTTGCAGGGAAAAACATTATAGTTCCTGATTCTCTCAAAGGTTCAGTTACTCTCATTTTTTCAGAACCTGTTTCCATAAAAGATTTCTGGAACATATACACTGCAATTTTAAGAACAAGAGGATATGCAATAGTTGATAAAGGTAAGTTTTATGAGGTTATTCCTGAATCAAAGACACGGGGAGAAACACCGCCTCTTGAGAAAAAGTTTCTTTCTGGTGATGTTCTTGTTACCTACGTTTACAGATTTAAAAACGGTAATATTTCCAATGTAGAAAAAGTTCTTGCAAAGATGAGGTCAAAAAGGGGGCATCTGCTTTTTTATAAGCCGACAAATATGGTGATAATTACAGATACTGCAGCTAACATAAAGAATTTTAAAGAGATTCTTTCCCTTATAGATTCTGCAGAAAAAGGAACAGATATAAAAGTTTATTCTCTTGAATACTCTTCTCCAACAGAGGTTGCTGCGGCACTTAAAACGGTTTTCTCTTCCTTTTCAAAAAGAGGAGTTCCTTTTGTTGTATATCCTGCAACTTCTTCGGGAAGTATAGCTGTAATGGCAAGGAAAGATCTATTTCCCAAAATAGAAGAGATTATTGAAAAGCTTGATGTTCCATCTTCACAGGAGGGAGAAAAGAAGTTTTACGTTATCTATCTTAAAAATTCAAAAGCAAAAGATCTTTCTGCTGTTTTAAATAAACTTGTTGCAAGTATTGCGGTCTTTTCCTCATCAAAGAAGAAAAAAACGGTTACCAGGCCTGGAACAAAGATAAAGATAGTGCCCGATGAATCCATTAACGCCCTTATAGTTTACGCAAATGAGAAGGAGTATAAAGCTATAAATGACCTTGTTTCTCAGCTTGACAGAAGAAGAAAACAGGTTCTTGTTTCCGTTTTTATAACAGAGGTTTCTCAGAAAGCTTTAAAAGAGATAGGGATAAGGTGGCAGGCTTTTGGAAAGAACGGTGGTGCTACCTTTAGAGGCGGGCTTTCAGATGCAGACTTTTTCTCTTCTATTGGAATGTCAAACTTTGCAGCTGGGTTTTTAAGCTCCTCGGGACAGTCGGTTAATATAGGTGGAACAAACGTATTTTTCCCGAACCTTCTTATGCTTTTTTCCCTTCTTGAGTCAGGAACAGGATTTAATGTTATTTCTGCTCCGAAACTTCTTACTATAAACAACAAAGAAGCAAAGATAGACGTTTCTCAGATTACCCCTTTTGCTGAAAGTTTAAAGTTTGATGTTAATGGAAATCCGATAATAAACTACAGTTATAAACCTGTTGGTCTTGTGCTTAAAATAACACCTCACATTTCTGTTGATAAATCAATAGTTATGGAAACTCACCTTGAGGTGAACGATATTATCGGTTACGAAAAGCCTGATATTGGCGGTATTCAGTATGTTGTTCCTATAACCTCAAAGAGAGAGCTTGATACAACCATAAAGATTCCAAACGGAAAAACGATAGTCCTTGGCGGGTTAATTTCTAAAAAGACGATAAAAACGATGGAAGGGGTTCCTCTTCTCTCTTCTATACCTATTGTAGGGAATCTTTTTAAATATAAATCTGAAGATAATCAAAAGACAAATCTCTTTATCTTTATGACACCTTTTGTTGTTGAAACTCCAGAGGATATAGCAAAAATAACTGAATGGCACAAAAAGATGAGTAAACTGTTTATAGAGAAGGAGAAAGAGCTTAGAAAGAGAAAAACAGAAGATGAATGGAAAAGCAATATAGTCAACAGTCCGAATTATGAAGGAAATAAAGATGAGAAGTGA
- a CDS encoding M20 metallopeptidase family protein, whose product MNFIGEAKKIKDFIVNYRRIVHQYPEISGREFRTSEFVAETLKEIGVDEVYEGFGRTIGVVGIIKGKGDKTVALRADMDALPVKEETGKSYASKVEGVMHACGHDAHVAMVLGAAKLLVNIKNQLKGNVKLIFQPCEERQDCRGAKRLIDAGVLKNPDVNVIFGIHVNPELETGKVATCTGPVLASSDVFSVKIFGKGTHASKPHKGIDTVLIASQVVNTLHHIVSRRVDPLDPVVLTIGTIKGGEAENIIPEVVELKGTVRTLNEKIRKEIPIWIEEALKGITTAYGGKYEFNYQEGTPPLINDEKTALFTIEEIVKLLGRENFVYLKKPSMGGEDFAEYLKFVPGVYLRLGTGNREKGTTFPLHSPKFDIDEDALPVGTAVLSYLAFRWLEKNG is encoded by the coding sequence ATGAATTTTATAGGAGAAGCAAAAAAGATAAAAGATTTTATAGTTAACTACAGAAGAATTGTCCATCAATATCCTGAGATTTCCGGCAGGGAGTTTAGAACTTCAGAGTTTGTAGCAGAAACGCTAAAAGAGATAGGAGTTGATGAAGTTTATGAGGGTTTTGGAAGAACAATAGGTGTGGTGGGAATTATAAAGGGAAAGGGAGATAAAACTGTTGCCCTTCGTGCTGATATGGATGCTCTTCCGGTAAAGGAGGAAACGGGAAAATCTTACGCTTCTAAAGTTGAAGGGGTAATGCACGCTTGCGGTCACGATGCTCATGTGGCGATGGTTTTAGGTGCTGCTAAACTTCTTGTGAATATTAAAAATCAACTTAAAGGTAATGTAAAACTTATATTTCAGCCGTGTGAGGAGAGACAGGACTGCCGCGGTGCTAAAAGGTTGATAGATGCGGGAGTTTTAAAGAATCCGGATGTAAATGTGATTTTTGGTATTCATGTAAATCCTGAGCTTGAAACAGGTAAAGTTGCAACATGTACAGGTCCTGTTCTTGCATCTTCTGATGTGTTTTCAGTAAAAATTTTTGGAAAAGGAACCCACGCTTCAAAACCTCATAAGGGAATAGATACCGTTTTAATTGCTTCTCAGGTTGTTAATACACTTCACCATATTGTAAGCCGCAGGGTTGATCCTCTTGACCCGGTTGTTCTTACAATAGGGACGATTAAAGGTGGAGAAGCGGAAAACATAATTCCTGAAGTTGTTGAACTTAAAGGGACAGTTAGAACGTTAAATGAAAAGATAAGGAAAGAAATACCTATCTGGATTGAAGAGGCTTTAAAAGGGATTACAACTGCCTACGGTGGAAAGTATGAATTTAACTATCAGGAAGGAACTCCGCCGCTTATAAACGATGAAAAAACGGCTCTTTTTACTATTGAAGAGATTGTTAAACTGTTGGGAAGGGAGAATTTTGTGTATCTAAAAAAACCTTCTATGGGCGGAGAAGATTTTGCTGAGTATCTTAAATTTGTTCCCGGGGTTTACCTTCGTCTTGGCACTGGAAATCGTGAAAAGGGAACAACATTTCCGCTCCATAGCCCAAAGTTTGATATTGATGAAGATGCTCTTCCTGTTGGAACAGCCGTTTTATCCTATTTAGCTTTCAGGTGGCTTGAGAAAAATGGTTGA
- a CDS encoding uracil-DNA glycosylase, which yields MDKIAQLIHFLNEIGYEEIRIKMDKEEIEEQKPLHRNTEELLEKLKEEILKCKKCRLAQTRTNVVFGEGNPKANLMFVGEAPGEQEDLQGRPFVGRAGQLLTRFLNLFGIDRDRVYITNIIKCRPPKNRNPNPDEIKACYPYLEKQIEIIKPKVIICLGAFAARTILNLPEKTAISKIRGKEFNINGITVIPTFHPAYLLRNRRGESDFQKDLELGLRKAGMI from the coding sequence TTGGATAAAATCGCTCAGTTAATTCATTTCTTAAATGAAATAGGTTATGAGGAGATAAGGATAAAGATGGATAAAGAGGAAATAGAAGAACAAAAACCTTTACACAGAAACACAGAAGAATTACTTGAAAAACTTAAAGAAGAGATTTTAAAGTGTAAAAAATGCCGCCTTGCCCAAACACGAACAAACGTTGTATTTGGAGAGGGAAACCCGAAGGCAAATCTTATGTTTGTTGGAGAAGCACCGGGAGAACAGGAAGACCTGCAGGGGAGACCTTTTGTTGGAAGGGCAGGCCAGCTTCTCACAAGGTTTTTAAACCTCTTCGGAATAGACAGGGACAGGGTTTATATAACCAACATCATAAAGTGCAGACCACCAAAGAACCGTAACCCTAATCCTGATGAAATAAAAGCATGTTACCCCTACCTTGAAAAACAGATAGAGATAATAAAGCCAAAAGTTATCATCTGCCTTGGCGCTTTTGCTGCAAGAACAATACTCAATCTTCCAGAAAAAACAGCCATCTCAAAAATAAGAGGAAAAGAGTTTAACATCAACGGAATTACAGTAATTCCAACATTCCACCCCGCATATCTGTTAAGAAATAGAAGGGGAGAATCTGACTTCCAGAAAGACCTTGAGCTTGGCCTGAGAAAAGCTGGAATGATTTAG
- a CDS encoding PDZ domain-containing protein, whose translation MEKFTFLFENYKGRLLRTVPVFIYALAFAVFGVFIGVVSGGFVFEKIFSIDLRLPEVERNKEIKKSKEFDYSGIDKVFGALEDRGDRNIEGKTGTQESSANTGNIKIAGTLIAGKVKYAIVETGDIRRILREGEQLDGFKLVKVEKFFVEVEKGGRRFKIRVFGKDFKGVERKIEKSTRPSSATVHSTAPKVIKLARAMVEKETADIGKLLKDVAIMPVLRGGKTIGYKFARIKRGSILRKIGLKPGDIILSVNDVPVTTVDDTFKIYNILRNEDTVKVELERRGHREVIIYEIR comes from the coding sequence ATGGAAAAGTTTACGTTTCTTTTCGAAAATTATAAAGGTAGATTACTTCGCACTGTTCCTGTTTTTATTTATGCTTTGGCTTTTGCAGTTTTTGGTGTGTTTATAGGAGTTGTTTCAGGAGGTTTTGTTTTTGAAAAAATTTTCTCCATTGATTTAAGGCTTCCAGAAGTGGAAAGGAATAAGGAGATAAAAAAGAGTAAAGAATTTGATTATTCAGGTATTGATAAAGTTTTTGGAGCTTTAGAGGATAGAGGTGATAGGAATATTGAAGGGAAAACTGGAACACAGGAAAGTAGCGCAAATACAGGAAATATTAAGATAGCTGGAACACTTATAGCCGGTAAGGTTAAATATGCCATTGTTGAAACTGGAGACATAAGGAGAATTTTAAGAGAGGGGGAGCAGCTTGACGGCTTTAAATTGGTTAAAGTGGAGAAATTTTTTGTTGAGGTTGAGAAGGGGGGAAGAAGGTTTAAAATACGTGTGTTTGGTAAAGATTTTAAGGGTGTAGAGAGAAAAATTGAAAAATCTACCAGGCCATCTTCTGCAACCGTTCATTCTACTGCCCCAAAGGTGATTAAACTTGCCAGAGCTATGGTTGAGAAAGAAACAGCAGATATAGGTAAACTTTTAAAAGATGTAGCAATAATGCCTGTGCTAAGGGGTGGTAAAACGATAGGTTACAAATTTGCAAGGATAAAGCGGGGAAGCATTTTACGGAAAATTGGACTTAAGCCGGGAGATATTATTCTATCGGTTAATGATGTGCCTGTTACTACGGTGGATGATACTTTTAAGATTTATAACATTTTAAGGAACGAGGATACTGTTAAGGTGGAGCTTGAAAGGAGAGGACACAGGGAGGTGATAATCTATGAAATTAGATAG